One Natronolimnobius sp. AArcel1 DNA window includes the following coding sequences:
- the ilvB gene encoding biosynthetic-type acetolactate synthase large subunit: MSERAAKITPTDDDEQADDQITDSAAPDAATETEAEADSESTPKPVTNGAESVIRALENAGVEYAFGVQGGAIMPVYDALYDSDITHITMAHEQGASHAADAYGIVAGKPGICLATSGPGATNLVTGLADADMDSDPMVALTGQVATDFVGNDAFQETDTTGVTTPVTKDNTFSTDPDRVGTDVSEAFALASEGRPGPTLVDLPKDITKSDTEVEPDAPKTPDTYEVQEEADPEIVAAAAERIENADRPALLLGGGVIKAEASDVCREFAIEHEIPVITTMPGLGSFPEDHELSMEMAGMHGTGYANMAITHCDTLIGIGTRFDDRLTGGIETFAPDAELIHIDIDPAEISKNIHADYPLIGDAATVVEQLQAAVDSSPQATKWRAQCQQWKSDYSMAYDAPEDRPVQPEFVVEALDEATSDNAIVTTGVGQHQMWACQYWTYTEPRTWVSSHGLGTMGYGLPAAIGARVAADDDQEVICIDGDGSFLMTLQGLSVAVRENLDITVAVLNNEYIGMVRQWQDAFFDGRHSASDYGWMPEFDKLAEAFGAQGYRIDEYDDVADTIQEAIAYDGPSVIDVHIDPQANVYPMVPSGGDNGQFALTEDQL; encoded by the coding sequence ATGAGCGAACGCGCAGCCAAAATCACACCGACAGACGACGATGAACAGGCAGACGACCAGATAACAGACAGCGCCGCACCGGACGCTGCGACCGAGACTGAGGCCGAAGCCGACAGCGAGTCGACGCCGAAGCCGGTCACGAACGGTGCCGAGTCCGTGATTCGTGCACTCGAGAACGCAGGCGTCGAGTACGCCTTTGGCGTGCAAGGCGGGGCGATCATGCCCGTCTACGACGCGCTGTACGATTCGGACATCACGCACATCACGATGGCCCACGAACAGGGCGCATCGCACGCAGCCGACGCCTACGGCATCGTCGCGGGGAAGCCGGGCATCTGTCTGGCAACCTCGGGGCCAGGTGCGACGAACCTCGTGACTGGGCTCGCGGACGCCGACATGGACTCTGACCCAATGGTCGCGCTGACGGGCCAGGTCGCGACGGATTTCGTCGGCAACGACGCCTTCCAAGAGACGGATACGACAGGCGTCACAACACCAGTGACGAAGGATAACACCTTCTCGACCGATCCGGACCGCGTCGGAACCGATGTCAGCGAAGCGTTCGCACTCGCAAGCGAAGGACGACCAGGCCCAACACTGGTCGACCTGCCGAAAGACATCACGAAATCTGACACCGAGGTCGAGCCAGACGCGCCGAAAACGCCTGACACCTATGAGGTCCAAGAGGAGGCCGACCCGGAAATCGTCGCGGCTGCAGCCGAACGGATCGAAAACGCCGACCGCCCGGCCTTGCTGCTCGGTGGCGGCGTCATCAAAGCCGAAGCGAGCGATGTCTGTCGCGAGTTCGCCATCGAACACGAGATTCCGGTCATCACGACGATGCCCGGCCTCGGCTCGTTCCCCGAAGACCACGAACTCTCGATGGAGATGGCCGGCATGCACGGCACCGGCTACGCCAACATGGCGATCACGCACTGTGACACCCTGATCGGCATCGGAACCCGATTCGACGACCGCCTAACTGGTGGCATCGAGACGTTCGCCCCTGATGCGGAACTGATCCACATCGACATCGATCCCGCCGAAATCTCGAAAAACATCCACGCGGACTATCCACTGATCGGCGACGCCGCGACCGTCGTCGAACAGCTGCAAGCGGCCGTCGACTCTTCGCCACAGGCGACAAAGTGGCGCGCCCAGTGCCAGCAGTGGAAATCTGACTACTCGATGGCCTACGACGCGCCCGAGGACCGGCCGGTTCAACCGGAGTTCGTCGTCGAAGCCCTTGACGAGGCGACAAGCGACAACGCCATCGTCACGACTGGCGTCGGCCAACACCAGATGTGGGCCTGCCAGTACTGGACCTACACCGAACCACGCACGTGGGTCTCGAGTCACGGGCTCGGGACGATGGGGTACGGACTGCCTGCAGCAATCGGCGCACGCGTCGCAGCCGATGACGATCAGGAGGTCATCTGCATTGACGGCGACGGCTCGTTCCTGATGACGTTACAGGGCCTGTCCGTTGCGGTCCGCGAGAACCTCGACATTACCGTTGCAGTGCTCAACAACGAGTACATCGGGATGGTCCGCCAGTGGCAGGACGCCTTCTTTGACGGGCGTCACTCCGCCTCGGATTACGGGTGGATGCCCGAATTCGACAAACTCGCCGAAGCCTTCGGCGCACAGGGCTATCGCATCGACGAGTACGACGATGTCGCAGACACGATTCAGGAGGCCATCGCCTACGACGGTCCCTCCGTGATCGACGTTCACATCGATCCGCAGGCAAACGTCTACCCGATGGTGCCAAGTGGCGGCGACAATGGCCAGTTCGCACTGACGGAGGACCAGCTATGA
- a CDS encoding LeuA family protein encodes MTPVRGVEFFQGTLDSTDEIESARVFDTTLRDGEQSPGTSFSYDDKRQIAAILDEMGTHVIEAGFPVNSDAEFEAVRDIASSTQTTTCGLARVVDKDIDAALDSGVEMVHTFVSTSDVQIEDSMHATREEVVQRAVESVERITETGTTCMFSPMDATRTDEQFLIDVIEAVTEAGVDWINIPDTCGVATPTRFRAMIEKVCAHTDARIDVHTHDDFGLATANALAGIEAGADQAQVSVNSIGERAGNAAYEEFVMAVESLYQTDTGIDTTRITELSEIVEEKSTIETPGNKPVVGDNAFSHESGIHAAGVIENSDTFEPGVMTPEMVGAERKLVMGKHTGTHSVRERLHERGFDPTEDQVRAVTRRVKDYGAEKRRVTVSDLERFAEEADVDRQQEGEEVRA; translated from the coding sequence CTGACACCAGTCAGGGGGGTCGAGTTCTTCCAGGGCACGTTAGATTCCACTGACGAAATAGAGTCAGCACGTGTCTTCGATACCACCCTCCGGGATGGTGAGCAGTCGCCCGGGACTTCGTTCTCGTACGACGACAAACGGCAGATCGCCGCGATCTTAGATGAGATGGGCACCCACGTCATCGAGGCAGGGTTCCCCGTCAACTCGGACGCGGAGTTTGAGGCCGTTCGTGATATCGCGTCTTCGACACAGACGACGACCTGCGGGTTAGCCCGCGTCGTCGACAAGGACATCGATGCGGCGCTGGACTCCGGCGTCGAGATGGTACACACGTTCGTCAGTACCAGCGATGTCCAGATCGAAGATTCGATGCACGCCACTCGAGAGGAGGTAGTACAGCGCGCAGTCGAGTCGGTCGAACGCATCACCGAGACGGGAACGACCTGCATGTTCTCGCCGATGGACGCGACGCGAACCGACGAACAGTTCCTGATCGACGTGATCGAAGCGGTCACCGAGGCCGGCGTCGACTGGATCAACATTCCCGACACCTGTGGCGTCGCCACGCCGACGCGGTTCCGGGCCATGATCGAGAAGGTCTGTGCCCACACTGACGCACGGATCGACGTCCACACGCACGACGACTTCGGGCTGGCCACCGCCAACGCGCTGGCTGGCATCGAAGCCGGTGCAGATCAGGCACAGGTGTCGGTCAACTCCATCGGCGAGCGGGCCGGCAACGCCGCCTACGAGGAGTTCGTGATGGCTGTCGAATCCCTGTATCAGACCGATACGGGCATCGACACGACCCGCATCACGGAACTGTCGGAAATCGTCGAGGAGAAAAGCACCATCGAAACGCCGGGCAACAAGCCCGTCGTTGGCGATAACGCCTTCTCCCACGAAAGCGGAATCCACGCCGCTGGCGTCATCGAAAACTCCGACACTTTCGAACCCGGCGTCATGACCCCCGAAATGGTCGGCGCCGAGCGGAAACTCGTCATGGGCAAACACACCGGCACGCACTCCGTGCGCGAGCGCCTCCACGAGCGTGGATTCGACCCCACCGAGGACCAGGTCCGCGCCGTGACTCGCCGCGTCAAAGACTACGGAGCCGAAAAACGCCGCGTCACAGTCAGTGACTTAGAGCGCTTTGCCGAGGAAGCCGACGTTGACCGCCAACAGGAAGGAGAGGAGGTGCGCGCCTGA
- a CDS encoding DUF5779 family protein: MSDFDLDLRTVEEHIEEEFELEGSIVLGVLDGDTSDEKWLEAIGAGNVLILYVDGEVNELARGFARDVKESGGNLVHFRGFLIVTPPGIDVDTSRL, encoded by the coding sequence ATGAGCGATTTCGACCTCGACTTGCGAACCGTCGAGGAGCACATCGAAGAGGAGTTCGAACTCGAGGGAAGTATCGTACTTGGCGTGCTGGACGGCGATACATCCGACGAGAAGTGGCTCGAGGCAATCGGTGCTGGGAACGTGTTGATCCTCTATGTTGACGGTGAAGTCAACGAACTCGCGCGCGGATTCGCCCGCGATGTAAAAGAATCGGGCGGAAATCTGGTTCACTTCCGTGGCTTCCTGATCGTGACGCCGCCGGGAATCGACGTGGATACCAGCCGTCTCTAA
- a CDS encoding VOC family protein, with amino-acid sequence MLTGLAWLALEVKSLERAESFYADLLELSAHERGKRELVFAAGETDFVVRRPDSVPRGGVHTHYAFSIPADEYDEWWDRLSEAGYDLEEAKFGTSKSLYLYDPDGNCVELGQSDVRGPGIDGIFEVVLEVEDLERSEGFYAALGFETVDTGSDRERVRMTLNGVALELWEPHLGIADARGGVHVDLGFETSEPTAALEAVSDAVQQVDHVADERVVVRDPDGHIITFTV; translated from the coding sequence ATGCTCACTGGTCTCGCCTGGCTCGCACTCGAGGTCAAATCTCTCGAGCGAGCCGAATCGTTCTACGCTGATCTCCTCGAGTTGTCCGCTCACGAGCGTGGCAAGCGGGAACTCGTCTTCGCGGCTGGCGAGACTGATTTCGTGGTTCGCCGACCTGATTCGGTCCCGCGTGGCGGAGTACACACCCACTATGCGTTCTCGATTCCGGCAGACGAATATGACGAGTGGTGGGACCGACTCTCGGAGGCCGGGTACGACCTCGAGGAAGCCAAATTCGGGACCTCAAAGTCGCTGTACCTGTACGATCCGGACGGCAACTGCGTCGAACTCGGCCAGTCGGACGTTCGGGGACCGGGAATCGACGGCATCTTCGAGGTCGTTCTCGAGGTCGAGGACCTCGAGCGATCAGAGGGGTTTTACGCCGCACTCGGGTTCGAAACGGTCGATACGGGGTCGGATCGCGAGCGCGTACGGATGACGCTCAACGGCGTTGCGCTCGAACTCTGGGAACCACACCTCGGCATCGCCGACGCCCGCGGCGGCGTCCACGTCGACCTGGGATTCGAAACCAGCGAGCCGACGGCCGCGCTTGAGGCTGTTTCGGATGCCGTCCAGCAGGTCGACCACGTCGCTGACGAACGGGTTGTCGTACGCGACCCGGACGGACACATCATTACGTTCACTGTGTAA
- a CDS encoding ribbon-helix-helix domain-containing protein → MTEYTTVSIPKDLANRVDETIEGTSFQSTSDLVRFLLRSIVIQHQKQGELTEAEFEEITEQLRGLGYLE, encoded by the coding sequence ATGACCGAATACACGACGGTTTCGATCCCGAAAGACCTTGCAAACCGCGTCGACGAAACGATCGAAGGAACGAGTTTTCAAAGCACGAGCGACCTCGTGCGCTTTCTGCTGCGCAGTATCGTCATCCAGCATCAGAAACAGGGTGAACTAACCGAAGCCGAGTTCGAAGAGATTACTGAACAGCTTCGTGGCCTAGGATACCTCGAGTAG
- the aglJ gene encoding S-layer glycoprotein N-glycosyltransferase AglJ: MDDDAVRADGGAHDNGGEVLAMSERTQTRDISADDVCILIPTLDEAATIGDVIDGFYEEGFSTVVVVDGGSSDETQEIASERGAQVLVQSGDGKGQAVREAVEYIDVPYVLMLDGDGTYDPTDAERMLEPLAQGYEHVIGNRFADMDDDAMKALNGFGNRMINRAFRFIHGADYEDILSGYRAFTLESFERLSLDSDGFTIETELAVECVKHGVDTTVVPVSYSARPEESETNLHPIKDGGTIILALYSLAKTNNPLFYFGSLGATGIVAGGAIATYVLWRWLQYGIGHEILALASAAAILLGVQLLMFGVLSDMLVSLHREQRRRLEQITREARDSRASESRRREEE, translated from the coding sequence ATGGATGATGATGCGGTTCGTGCGGATGGCGGCGCTCACGACAACGGCGGGGAGGTCCTCGCCATGAGCGAACGGACGCAAACGCGCGACATCTCCGCCGATGACGTCTGTATTCTCATCCCGACGCTCGATGAGGCCGCGACGATTGGCGACGTGATCGACGGCTTCTACGAGGAAGGGTTCTCGACTGTCGTCGTCGTCGACGGTGGCTCGAGCGACGAGACGCAAGAAATCGCCAGCGAGCGCGGCGCGCAGGTGCTTGTTCAGTCCGGCGATGGGAAAGGGCAAGCGGTCCGCGAAGCTGTCGAGTACATTGACGTGCCATACGTCCTGATGCTCGACGGCGACGGGACGTACGATCCCACAGACGCCGAACGGATGCTCGAGCCACTGGCGCAGGGCTACGAGCACGTCATCGGCAACCGGTTTGCGGATATGGACGATGATGCGATGAAGGCGCTGAACGGCTTCGGCAATCGGATGATCAACCGGGCGTTCCGATTTATCCACGGCGCGGACTACGAGGATATTCTGTCGGGTTATCGGGCGTTTACGCTCGAGTCGTTCGAACGGCTCTCGCTCGATTCGGATGGCTTTACGATCGAGACGGAACTCGCCGTCGAGTGTGTCAAACACGGTGTCGATACGACGGTCGTTCCGGTCAGTTACAGCGCCCGTCCCGAGGAATCCGAGACGAACCTCCACCCGATCAAAGACGGCGGCACGATTATCCTCGCGCTGTACTCGCTTGCGAAGACGAACAACCCGCTGTTTTACTTCGGGAGCCTCGGCGCAACAGGAATCGTCGCAGGCGGTGCGATTGCGACCTACGTCCTCTGGCGCTGGCTCCAGTACGGAATTGGACACGAAATCCTGGCGCTGGCGTCGGCCGCAGCAATCTTGCTCGGCGTCCAGTTGCTTATGTTCGGTGTCCTCTCGGATATGCTCGTGAGCTTACACCGCGAGCAACGCCGGCGCTTAGAACAGATTACGCGGGAGGCTCGTGACTCGAGAGCCTCCGAGTCTCGCCGGCGCGAAGAGGAGTAA